A region of Microbacterium suwonense DNA encodes the following proteins:
- a CDS encoding DUF4307 domain-containing protein, with amino-acid sequence MTTARELDERYGRTGRRRLPWIIAGVLTAAVVVAFGWMIVVSEMSTVTADDVGFTVTDEHSVDLRFQYTAPRGSDVTCVVQALDAEFGVVGWKIVDIPAAEAHTSAFDVTIPTVAAATTGLVKSCWVA; translated from the coding sequence GTGACCACCGCCCGCGAGCTCGATGAGCGCTACGGTCGCACCGGTCGCCGCCGCCTGCCCTGGATCATCGCGGGCGTGCTCACCGCCGCCGTGGTGGTGGCGTTCGGCTGGATGATCGTGGTCAGCGAGATGAGCACCGTCACCGCAGACGACGTGGGCTTCACCGTCACGGATGAGCACAGCGTGGATCTGCGCTTCCAGTACACGGCTCCACGGGGATCCGACGTCACCTGCGTGGTGCAGGCGCTGGACGCGGAGTTCGGCGTGGTGGGCTGGAAGATCGTCGATATCCCGGCCGCAGAAGCGCACACCTCCGCCTTCGATGTGACCATCCCGACGGTCGCTGCGGCGACCACCGGTTTGGTGAAGTCCTGCTGGGTCGCTTA